In Lates calcarifer isolate ASB-BC8 linkage group LG4, TLL_Latcal_v3, whole genome shotgun sequence, a genomic segment contains:
- the npc1 gene encoding NPC intracellular cholesterol transporter 1 produces MGLFPRRSVLSILFFIILLSEGYFRWVEAEHCVWYGECGESVKVPGKKYNCNYTGPPKPLHPEGYELLTELCPGYDYGNRSLCCDVDQLHTLKGSLQLPLQFLSRCPACFFNLMNLFCELTCSPHQSQFMNVTKINASSVEEVQYYIGQSFANAMYNACKDVQAPSSNVKALSLLCGKDAKDCNATNWIQYMFDINNGQTPFPIIPIFSDVPVSGYTPMNNKTYACTEGLEDGSGPCSCQDCTNACGPKPVPPPLPPPWTILGIDAMTVIMWLSYMAFLLLFFGAILVAWCYRKRTIMSEYGPILDSNNPLSLNSDNPDRVNASCCETLGERFENALRTLFSSWGSFCVRRPFLVILGSLILVVASSGGLVYMRITTNPVELWSSPTSQARQEKDYFDSHFGPFFRTVQLIITTPLKNTFIYSPYFGGSDVPFGAILDKDILHQVLDLQLDIEAIVATYEGQNVTLKDICLAPLSPYNDNCTILSVLNYFQNSHAVLDHSIGDDFFVYADFHSHFLYCVSAPASLNDTTLLHDPCLGTFGGPVFPWLALGGYDATNYNNATALVITFPLNNYLNDSGRLGKALAWEKEFIKFMKNFKNPNLTIAFSAERSVEDEIDRESNSDINTIVVSYAIMFIYISVALGRIHSFRRLMVDSKISLGIAGILIVLSSVSSSLGIFSYAGVPLTLIVIEVIPFLVLAVGVDNIFIVVQTYQRDERMPQEELHQQIGRILGDVAPSMFLSSFSETVAFFLGALSNMPAVRTFSLFAGLAVFIDFLLQISCFVSLLGLDARRQEGNRLDIICCVKLPERQETKTDGFLFWFFKKVYAPFILKEWVRPIIVAVFVGILSFSIAVMNKVEIGLDQKLSMPDDSYVLDYFKNMSEYLHTGAPVYFVVEDGLNYSSPEGQNVVCGGVGCNNNSLVQQVYSASLISNYTTIAVTPSSWLDDYFDWVKPQSTCCRYYNTTGDFCNASVVNPSCVHCRPMTPSGKQRPIGEDFMRFLPMFLSDNPNIKCGKGGHATYATAVDLYPNNTGVGATYFMTYHTILKESPDFIDALKMARILAKNISQSMDHKVFAYSVFYVFYEQYLTIAYDTAVNLSVSLAAIFVVTTVLLGFELWSAVVVSLTIAMILVNMFGVMWLWGISLNAVSLVNLVMSCGISVEFCSHIVRAFSISVKNNRVERAEEALAHMGSSVFSGITLTKFGGISILALSKSQIFQVFYFRMYLAIVLLGATHGLIFLPVLLSYIGPSVNKAKVFAANQRYAGTERERLLNY; encoded by the exons ATGGGACTCTTCCCAAGGAGAAGCGTTTTATCAATACTTTTCTTCATTATTCTCCTGTCAGAGGGATATTTTCGATGG GTTGAGGCCGAGCACTGTGTGTGGTACGGTGAGTGCGGGGAATCTGTAAAGGTGCCTGGGAAAAAGTACAACTGCAACTACACCGGTCCTCCCAAGCCGCTCCACCCTGAGGGCTATGAGCTTCTCACg GAACTTTGTCCGGGATATGACTATGGAAACCGAAGCCTCTGCTGTGATGTGGATCAGTTGCATACTCTCAAAGGGAGTCTCCAGCTGCCCCTTCAGTTCCTGTCTCG GTGTCCCGCCTGTTTCTTCAATCTGATGAACCTCTTCTGTGAGCTGACATGCAGCCCCCACCAGAGTCAGTTCATGAATGTCACAAAGATCAATGCGTCCAGTGTAGAGGAAGTGCAGTACTATATAGGGCAAAGTTTTGCAAATG CCATGTACAATGCCTGCAAGGATGTTCAGGCACCATCTAGCAATGTGAAGGCCCTATCACTTCTGTGTGGCAAGGATGCAAAGGACTGCAATGCTACTAACTGGATCCAGTACATGTTCGATATTAACAATGGACAGACTCCCTTCCCTATCATTCCGATATTCTCAG ATGTTCCGGTGTCTGGTTACACTCCCATGAACAACAAGACATATGCCTGCACAGAGGGCTTAGAGGACGGTTCAGGTCCTTGCTCCTGTCAGGACTGTACAAATGCCTGTGGGCCCAAACCTGTACCGcctcctctccccccacccTGGACAATCCTTGGTATCGATGCCATGACTGTCATTATGTGGCTCTCTTACATGGCCTTCCTGCTTCTCTTCTTTGGAGCTATACTGGTAGCGTGGTGTTACAG GAAAAGGACAATCATGTCTGAGTATGGTCCCATACTGGACAGTAACAACCCACTGTCTCTTAACAGTGATAATCCTGACCGAG TAAACGCATCATGCTGTGAAACTCTTGGCGAACGCTTCGAGAATGCACTGCGAACCCTCTTCAGCTCCTGGGGTTCCTTCTGCGTGCGCCGTCCCTTTCTGGTAATACTGGGCAGCCTGATACTTGTGGTAGCCTCCTCTGGGGGACTTGTCTACATGCGCATCACCACCAACCCTGTCGAGCTGTGGTCTTCTCCCACCAGCCAGGCCCGTCAAGAGAAGGACTATTTTGACAGCCACTTTGGACCCTTCTTTAGAACTGTGCAGCTCATTATAACCACTCCACTCAAAAACACTTTCATCTACTCCCCATACTTTGGAGGATCAGATGTCCCATTTGGAGCAATACTGGATAAAGACATCCTGCACCAG GTTCTGGATTTGCAGCTTGACATCGAAGCCATTGTGGCCACATACGAGGGTCAAAATGTCACCCTGAAGGACATCTGTTTGGCTCCACTGTCTCCGTACAATGACAACTGTACCATCCTGAGTGTCCTCAACTACTTCCAGAACAGCCATGCTGTGTTGGACCACAGCATAGGAGATGACTTCTTTGTCTATGCTGACTTTCACAGCCACTTCCTCTACTGTGTCAG TGCACCAGCATCCCTCAACGACACCACTCTGCTCCATGACCCCTGTTTAGGCACATTCGGGGGCCCCGTCTTCCCATGGCTGGCCCTTGGGGGTTATGATG CCACCAACTACAACAATGCCACTGCATTAGTGATCACCTTTCCACTCAACAACTACCTGAATGACTCAGGCAGGCTGGGAAAAGCTCTGGCAtgggagaaaga attcATCAAGTTCATGAAGAACTTCAAAAATCCCAACCTGACCATAGCGTTCAGTGCAGAGAGGAGTGTTGAAGATGAAATtgacagagagagcaacagCGACATAAACACCATTGTCGTCAGCTATGCCATTATGTTCATCTACATCTCCGTGGCCCTGGGTCGCATCCACAGCTTCAGGAGACTGATG GTGGACTCTAAGATTTCTCTGGGTATAGCAGGTATCCTGATTGTACTCAGCTCTGTGTCCTCCTCACTCGGGATCTTCAGCTATGCCGGTGTCCCTCTCACGCTCATTGTAATTGAGGTCATTCCCTTCCTGGTTCTGGCTGTTGGAGTGGACAACATCTTTATTGTAGTGCAGACATACCAG AGGGATGAGCGGATGCCACAGGAGGAACTACACCAGCAGATTGGTCGTATTCTTGGAGACGTTGCCCCTAGCATGTTCCTCTCCTCGTTCTCTGAGACAGTGGCCTTCTTTCTGG GAGCCTTGTCCAACATGCCTGCCGTGAGgacattctctctctttgctggcctggctgtttttattgatttcctgctgcagatCAGCTGCTTTGTCAGCTTGCTCGGCTTGGACGCCAGAAGACAGGAG GGGAATCGACTCGACATCATCTGCTGCGTGAAGCTACCGGAACGtcaagaaacaaagacagatggcTTCCTCTTCTGGTTTTTCAAGAAGGTCTATGCCCCATTCATCCTCAAAGAGTGGGTGCGACCGATCATA gTGGCAGTGTTTGTGGGAATACTCTCCTTCAGTATTGCTGTGATGAACAAAGTAGAAATTGGACTGGACCAGAAATTATCCATGCCTGAT GACTCATACGTCCTGGACTACTTTAAGAACATGAGCGAGTATCTCCACACTGGAGCTCCAGTGTACTTTGTGGTAGAGGATGGTCTCAACTACAGTAGCCCAGAGGGCCAGAATGTTGTATGTGGAGGGGTGGGCTGCAACAACAACTCCCTGGTCCAGCAGGTCTACTCAGCCTCACTCATCAGTAACTA CACAACCATTGCCGTCACACCATCCTCCTGGCTGGATGATTACTTTGACTGGGTGAAGCCTCAGTCCACCTGCTGTCGATACTACAACACCACCGGGGACTTCTGCAATGCCTCGG TGGTAAATCCATCTTGTGTGCACTGTCGGCCCATGACTCCTTCTGGAAAGCAGAGGCCCATAGGAGAAGACTTCATGCGGTTTCTACCCATGTTCCTGTCAGACAATCCCAACATCAAGTGTGGAAAAGG TGGCCATGCAACCTACGCCACAGCAGTTGACCTGTATCCCAACAACACGGGAGTGGGAGCCACTTACTTTATGACTTACCACACCATCCTGAAGGAATCCCCAGACTTCATAGATGCTCTGAAAATGGCCCGAATTCTGGCTAAAAATATCAGTCAGTCCATGGACCACAAAGTTTTTGCCTACAG CGTCTTCTACGTGTTTTACGAACAGTATCTCACTATTGCCTATGACACAGCTGTGAACTTAAGTGTGTCACTGGCAGCCATATTTGTCGTGACGACGGTGTTGTTGGGCTTCGAGCTGTGGTCGGCCGTGGTCGTCAGCCTCACCATCGCCATGATCCTGGTCAACATGTTTGGCGTCATGTGGCTGTGGGGTATTAGCCTCAACGCAGTCTCCTTGGTGAACCTGGTCATG AGTTGTGGTATCTCGGTGGAGTTCTGCAGTCACATTGTGCGAGCGTTTTCCATCAGTGTGAAGAATAACAGAGTGGAGCGGGCTGAAGAGGCTCTGGCTCACATGGGCAGTTCT GTATTCAGCGGGATCACATTAACAAAGTTTGGGGGAATCTCAATCCTGGCTCTTTCCAAGTCGCAGATTTTCCAGGTCTTCTACTTTAGGATGTACTTGGCCATAGTGCTCCTGGGGGCCACGCACGGCCTCATCTTCCTGCCTGTACTGCTCAGTTATATAG GTCCTTCAGTGAACAAAGCAAAGGTGTTTGCTGCTAACCAGCGCTACGCTGGTACAGAAAGGGAGCGCCTCCTCAACTACTAG